In Opitutaceae bacterium TAV5, one genomic interval encodes:
- a CDS encoding methionyl-tRNA formyltransferase, with product MGSDAIALPLLDWLAGEGCGVARIVAVFTQPDRAVGRGQKVVPNAIKTWALARGLPVLQPEKLTDETRAGLAAFEPDVTLVMAYGHILREAFIATPRLGTLNLHTSLLPEYRGASPIQTAIACGERETGVTLMRIVRQLDAGPVADVERVPVGPRDTALDVEQRLAAACVPLLARALPRLAAGTLAFAEQDHAAATFCRKLSKTDSALDFSQPAAALAARINGFFPWPACSVEINGQPIRFGQADTLAFAAPPPSTGSDAPPPGPGVVLGQDAEGLLITTGEGTLRVLRLQRPGGRMLPAPEFFRGFVLPPGTPLPSKTMISLMA from the coding sequence ATGGGCTCCGATGCCATTGCCCTCCCGCTGCTCGACTGGCTGGCGGGGGAGGGCTGCGGCGTGGCGCGTATCGTCGCCGTTTTCACCCAGCCCGACCGGGCGGTCGGCCGCGGGCAGAAGGTCGTGCCCAATGCGATAAAAACCTGGGCGCTCGCCCGCGGGCTGCCCGTGCTCCAGCCGGAGAAACTCACCGATGAGACCCGCGCCGGCCTCGCGGCTTTCGAGCCCGATGTGACTCTCGTCATGGCCTACGGCCACATCCTGCGCGAGGCGTTTATCGCCACGCCGCGGCTGGGCACCCTCAACCTCCACACCTCGCTGCTTCCCGAATACCGCGGCGCCTCTCCGATCCAGACGGCCATCGCCTGCGGCGAGCGTGAAACCGGGGTCACGCTCATGCGGATCGTCCGCCAGCTCGACGCCGGGCCGGTGGCCGATGTCGAACGCGTGCCGGTCGGCCCGCGCGACACCGCCCTCGATGTAGAGCAGCGCCTCGCGGCTGCCTGCGTGCCGCTGCTTGCCCGGGCCCTCCCGCGACTCGCCGCCGGCACGCTCGCTTTTGCCGAACAGGATCACGCCGCCGCGACGTTTTGCCGCAAACTTTCGAAGACCGACTCCGCCCTGGACTTCAGCCAGCCTGCCGCCGCCCTTGCCGCCCGCATCAACGGTTTTTTCCCGTGGCCGGCCTGCAGCGTCGAAATAAACGGACAACCGATCCGGTTTGGCCAAGCGGACACGCTTGCCTTCGCCGCCCCACCGCCATCGACCGGAAGCGACGCGCCGCCACCCGGACCGGGCGTCGTTCTCGGCCAGGATGCCGAAGGATTGCTGATCACGACCGGCGAAGGAACGCTCCGCGTGCTGCGCCTGCAACGCCCCGGCGGACGCATGCTGCCGGCCCCGGAATTTTTCCGCGGGTTTGTTCTCCCTCCGGGAACCCCGCTTCCCTCAAAAACCATGATTTCGCTCATGGCGTAA
- a CDS encoding ABC transporter permease gives MSPRFARFVFLLTAVFFAAFFVWPVFQILKGGFIDADGRFTLGYVGAVLRDPVYLEGFFNAFRLACATTAAAFLIGVPLAFISDRFVFPGRGLLGAVVLVPMILPPFVGAIGIRQIFGQYGALNALLIQLGVRPEGWTFDWFAANQFWGIVAVNALSLYPIVYLNTAAALANVDPAMEEAAQNLGCTGWRRFFRVTLPLIRPGLFAGGTIVFIWSFTELGVPLIFDYTQVTSVQIFDGLKNIGNNPFPYALVSVLLVASTLIYAVGKGVFGRAGHAMMAKATSSGGARRLPATGALACTLAFGGVTALAMLPHAGVVLMAFGQDWFGTVFPERYTLENFRLALGHDLTVPAIANSLKFASFSTLVDLVLGVTIAWVVVRSRIAGRQVLDLLAMLPLAVPGLVLAFGYLAMSQEGRFFAFLNPVENPTVLLIVAYAVRRLPYVVRSAVAGFQQASETLEEAAQNLGCPPLKSVVKVTLPLIAANLIAGGLLAFAFAMLEVSDSLILAQKQAFYPITKSILELFQLLGDGQFIASALGVWAMAFLAAVIVGASLLLGKKLGAIFRV, from the coding sequence GTGTCGCCTCGCTTCGCGCGTTTCGTCTTTCTCCTGACCGCGGTGTTTTTCGCGGCCTTTTTCGTCTGGCCGGTTTTTCAGATCCTGAAAGGCGGCTTCATCGATGCAGATGGCCGCTTCACACTCGGCTACGTCGGCGCGGTGCTGCGCGATCCGGTCTACCTCGAAGGTTTTTTCAATGCGTTCCGGCTCGCCTGCGCGACCACGGCGGCGGCGTTTCTGATCGGGGTGCCGCTGGCCTTCATCTCGGACCGGTTTGTGTTTCCCGGGCGCGGACTGCTCGGCGCCGTCGTGCTGGTGCCGATGATCCTGCCGCCGTTTGTCGGAGCGATCGGCATCCGGCAGATTTTTGGCCAGTATGGCGCGCTCAATGCCCTCCTCATCCAGCTCGGCGTGCGACCGGAGGGATGGACGTTCGACTGGTTTGCGGCGAACCAGTTCTGGGGGATCGTCGCCGTCAATGCGCTCTCGCTCTATCCGATCGTGTACCTCAACACGGCGGCGGCGCTCGCCAACGTGGACCCGGCGATGGAGGAGGCGGCGCAAAATCTCGGCTGCACCGGCTGGCGGCGGTTTTTCCGCGTGACGCTGCCGCTGATCCGGCCGGGCCTCTTCGCCGGCGGCACGATCGTGTTCATCTGGTCGTTCACCGAACTCGGGGTGCCGCTGATTTTCGACTACACGCAGGTGACGTCGGTGCAGATTTTCGACGGGCTGAAAAACATCGGCAACAACCCGTTTCCGTATGCGCTGGTGAGCGTGCTGCTGGTGGCGAGCACGCTGATCTACGCCGTCGGCAAGGGCGTTTTCGGGCGGGCGGGCCACGCGATGATGGCGAAGGCCACGAGCAGCGGCGGGGCGCGGCGGTTGCCGGCGACCGGAGCGCTGGCCTGCACGCTGGCGTTTGGCGGCGTCACGGCGCTGGCGATGCTGCCGCATGCCGGGGTGGTCTTGATGGCGTTCGGGCAGGACTGGTTCGGCACGGTGTTTCCCGAGCGCTACACGCTGGAAAATTTCCGGCTCGCGCTCGGGCACGATCTGACCGTGCCGGCCATCGCCAACAGCCTGAAATTCGCCAGCTTCTCCACGCTCGTCGATCTGGTGCTCGGCGTGACGATCGCGTGGGTGGTGGTGCGTTCGCGGATCGCGGGCCGGCAGGTGCTGGATTTGCTGGCGATGCTGCCGCTGGCCGTGCCGGGGCTCGTCCTGGCGTTCGGCTACCTGGCGATGAGCCAGGAAGGGCGATTTTTCGCGTTCCTGAATCCGGTGGAAAACCCGACGGTGCTGCTGATTGTGGCGTACGCCGTGCGCCGGTTGCCGTACGTGGTGCGCTCGGCGGTGGCGGGTTTCCAGCAGGCGAGCGAGACGCTCGAGGAGGCGGCGCAAAATCTCGGCTGCCCGCCGCTCAAGTCCGTTGTCAAGGTGACGCTGCCGCTGATCGCGGCCAACCTGATCGCGGGCGGTCTGCTGGCGTTCGCATTCGCGATGCTGGAGGTATCCGATTCGCTGATACTGGCGCAGAAGCAGGCGTTTTATCCGATCACCAAATCCATCCTCGAACTGTTCCAGTTGCTCGGCGACGGGCAGTTCATCGCCAGCGCGCTGGGCGTGTGGGCGATGGCGTTCCTCGCGGCGGTGATCGTGGGGGCGAGCCTGCTGCTGGGGAAAAAACTGGGAGCGATTTTCCGTGTGTGA
- a CDS encoding O-methyltransferase, whose product MKSCINTPRVRELLDALYADAAQNDPLVRDIARQAGEFSRTGGSFLGEMRKAYSAVPPEFGRLLYALARATRARTVVEFGTSFGVSTIHLAAAIRDNGGGRVITTEFAPDKAERAKKNLTDAGLADLVEFRVGDALQTLAGPVGEIDMVFLDGAKNLYFDVLKLLEPGLRSGAIVASDNTDHDGVEAFLDYIRNPANGYTTSAIFTAKHEHRHGHEITVRN is encoded by the coding sequence ATGAAATCCTGCATAAACACACCTCGCGTTCGCGAATTGCTCGACGCGCTCTACGCCGACGCTGCGCAAAACGATCCCCTGGTTCGTGATATCGCGCGCCAGGCCGGCGAGTTCTCCAGGACCGGAGGCTCCTTTTTGGGCGAGATGCGCAAGGCTTACAGCGCGGTGCCTCCGGAATTCGGCCGGTTGCTCTATGCCTTGGCGCGGGCAACCCGGGCGAGGACGGTGGTCGAGTTTGGCACCTCCTTCGGCGTGTCGACGATCCATCTGGCGGCGGCGATCCGCGACAACGGCGGCGGCCGGGTGATCACCACCGAGTTTGCTCCGGACAAGGCGGAGCGGGCGAAGAAAAACCTGACGGACGCCGGGTTGGCGGATCTGGTCGAGTTTCGCGTGGGCGATGCGTTGCAGACGCTGGCCGGGCCGGTCGGCGAGATCGACATGGTCTTTCTGGACGGCGCCAAGAACCTGTATTTCGACGTGCTCAAATTGCTGGAGCCGGGGCTGCGCAGCGGCGCGATCGTCGCGAGCGACAATACCGACCACGACGGCGTGGAGGCGTTTCTGGACTACATCCGCAATCCCGCCAACGGCTACACGACCTCGGCCATTTTCACCGCGAAACACGAGCATCGACACGGCCACGAGATCACGGTCCGCAATTGA
- a CDS encoding MarR family transcriptional regulator yields the protein MSRRSVDFVNKKSANDGLEVFESIHAIMHLFRAEQYRAFRDGLFDLTHMEGRLLGFLARNDGATLTDLVAYMERDKSQLARLVKSLKEHGLLTGKDDEKDRRSVRLQLTAEGHAVHESLRRRVAQLIGLAVKGLNAAERRQLIALLHRVRTNLGSDSDTPRPAASA from the coding sequence ATGAGTCGTCGATCAGTTGACTTTGTCAACAAAAAATCCGCCAACGATGGTCTCGAGGTATTCGAGTCCATCCATGCCATCATGCACCTCTTTCGTGCGGAGCAGTATCGAGCGTTTCGCGACGGTCTCTTCGATCTGACACACATGGAGGGGCGGTTGCTCGGTTTTCTCGCGCGCAACGACGGCGCCACGCTGACCGATCTGGTCGCCTATATGGAGCGTGACAAGAGCCAGCTCGCCCGCCTCGTCAAAAGTCTCAAGGAGCACGGTCTCCTCACGGGAAAGGACGACGAAAAGGACCGACGCAGCGTGCGGCTGCAACTGACCGCCGAGGGCCACGCCGTCCACGAGTCGTTGCGGCGCCGGGTGGCCCAGCTCATCGGGCTGGCCGTCAAGGGACTGAACGCGGCCGAACGTCGCCAGCTCATTGCTCTGCTGCACCGCGTCCGGACCAATCTCGGATCCGATTCGGACACCCCCAGGCCCGCGGCATCCGCCTAG
- a CDS encoding endo-1,4-beta-xylanase, with amino-acid sequence MTTPADSFPLWTDGAPGALGSAPHDIPTLTRYPAAKPNGATILILPGGGYGNLAAHEGEGYVSWFTDRGVTAFVLAYRLGSRGYRHPVMLQDVARALRWTRHLARAEGRDPSRIAIIGCSAGGHLASTLLTHFDAGQAGATDEVERESSRPDLGILCYPVISFGTYAAHTGSMKNLLGENPPADLVWSLSNEVQVTPQTPPTFLWHTANDPVVPVENSFMFAGALRRAGVPFALHVFENGPHGLGMRPEAPPWTDCLDFWLRERRFF; translated from the coding sequence ATGACAACTCCCGCGGACAGTTTCCCGCTCTGGACCGATGGCGCTCCCGGCGCACTCGGCTCGGCGCCACACGATATTCCGACGCTCACGCGTTATCCCGCCGCGAAGCCGAATGGCGCGACGATCCTCATTCTGCCCGGCGGCGGCTATGGCAACCTCGCGGCGCACGAAGGCGAGGGCTATGTCTCCTGGTTTACGGATCGCGGGGTGACTGCGTTCGTGCTGGCCTACCGGCTTGGTTCCCGCGGCTACCGGCACCCGGTCATGTTGCAGGACGTGGCGCGGGCGCTGCGCTGGACGCGCCATCTGGCGCGAGCGGAGGGGCGCGATCCGTCGCGGATCGCCATCATCGGCTGCTCGGCGGGCGGGCATCTCGCTTCGACGTTGCTCACGCATTTCGATGCGGGGCAGGCCGGCGCAACCGATGAGGTGGAGCGCGAGAGTTCGCGGCCTGACCTGGGCATCCTGTGCTATCCCGTCATCTCGTTCGGCACCTATGCGGCGCACACCGGCTCGATGAAAAACCTCCTCGGCGAAAATCCGCCCGCGGACCTCGTCTGGTCACTCTCCAACGAAGTGCAGGTGACGCCGCAAACCCCGCCGACCTTTTTGTGGCATACGGCCAACGATCCGGTGGTGCCGGTGGAAAACTCGTTCATGTTTGCGGGCGCGCTGCGACGGGCGGGCGTGCCGTTCGCGCTCCACGTTTTCGAAAATGGCCCGCACGGGCTCGGCATGCGGCCGGAAGCGCCGCCGTGGACGGATTGCCTCGACTTCTGGCTGCGCGAGCGCCGGTTTTTTTAA
- a CDS encoding oxidoreductase, with product MTTHKVGIIMNGVTGRMGTNQHLLRSIKAIIDQGGVKLSDGEIIMPDPILVGRSASKLAALALRAGLPEERITTDLDKALADPENQVYFDSTLTGQRPAGVRKAIAAKKHIYCEKPTATTSKEALALYKEVTAAGLKNGVVQDKLWLPGLVKLKYLIDTGFFGKILSVRGEFGYWVFTGEYEKLQRPSWNYRKEEDGGIIVDMLCHWQYVIQNLFGEIKSLSCLGATHIPHRWDEAGKKYKCTADDSAYATFELENGVICHFNSSWAVRVNRDDLLTLQVDGTHGSAVAGLRDCKAQALAATPRCVWNPDIDSPVDYKDGWTRVPSNDTYDNAFKVQWELFLKHVVKGDPFPWNLLQGAKGVQLAELGLQSWADRKWIDVPKLG from the coding sequence ATGACCACGCACAAAGTAGGCATCATCATGAACGGCGTCACCGGACGCATGGGCACCAACCAGCACTTGCTCCGCTCGATCAAGGCCATCATCGACCAGGGGGGCGTAAAGCTCTCCGACGGCGAGATCATCATGCCCGATCCGATCCTCGTCGGTCGCAGCGCCTCCAAACTCGCCGCCCTCGCCCTGCGCGCCGGTCTGCCCGAAGAGCGCATCACGACCGACCTCGACAAGGCGCTCGCCGATCCGGAAAACCAGGTCTACTTCGACTCCACCCTCACCGGCCAGCGCCCGGCCGGCGTCCGCAAGGCCATCGCCGCGAAGAAACACATCTACTGCGAAAAACCCACCGCCACGACCTCGAAGGAGGCCCTCGCGCTCTACAAGGAAGTCACCGCCGCCGGCCTCAAGAATGGCGTCGTCCAGGACAAGCTCTGGCTGCCCGGCCTCGTGAAGCTGAAGTACCTCATCGACACCGGCTTTTTCGGAAAAATTCTCTCCGTGCGCGGCGAGTTCGGCTACTGGGTTTTCACCGGCGAATACGAAAAGCTGCAACGCCCCTCGTGGAACTACCGCAAGGAAGAGGACGGCGGCATCATCGTGGACATGCTCTGCCACTGGCAGTACGTCATCCAGAACCTCTTCGGCGAGATCAAGAGCCTGTCCTGCCTCGGGGCCACGCACATCCCGCATCGCTGGGACGAAGCCGGCAAGAAGTACAAGTGCACCGCCGACGACTCCGCCTACGCGACCTTCGAACTCGAGAACGGGGTCATCTGCCACTTCAACTCCTCGTGGGCCGTGCGCGTCAACCGCGACGACCTGCTCACCCTCCAGGTGGACGGCACCCACGGCTCCGCCGTCGCCGGCCTCCGCGACTGCAAGGCCCAGGCGCTGGCCGCCACGCCGCGCTGCGTCTGGAATCCCGACATCGACAGCCCGGTCGACTACAAGGACGGCTGGACGCGCGTCCCCTCCAACGACACCTATGACAACGCCTTCAAGGTGCAATGGGAGCTGTTCCTGAAGCACGTCGTCAAGGGCGACCCGTTCCCCTGGAACCTGCTGCAAGGCGCCAAGGGCGTGCAACTCGCCGAACTCGGCCTCCAGTCCTGGGCCGATCGCAAGTGGATCGACGTGCCGAAACTCGGCTGA
- a CDS encoding AraC family transcriptional regulator — protein sequence MLGWSPILIQKIEIQALGFVLRKLQLNRHREAEVAEHSHPFTQLILYLSGEGGQLVRGRRYEARAGDLFVIPPEVPHGFALTGNSRPLNLVLDYETLRPASRVVHRRLPQQSLNELHGLLARVPTKGRPTLSDYPAIIAVIARLLEPARHQQPEAPPTSEPLVDRVRAELREAPSLGEVARRAGYVRDALSRKLKREHGLGLRAMRDQERLQAAQEALRVVGMSIAGAATRAGFEDPNYFARWFRKQTGQSPSVWRRM from the coding sequence ATGCTCGGCTGGAGTCCCATCCTCATCCAGAAAATCGAAATCCAGGCACTCGGTTTCGTGTTGCGCAAATTGCAGCTCAACCGGCACCGCGAGGCGGAGGTGGCGGAGCATTCGCATCCGTTCACGCAACTGATCCTCTACCTGTCGGGCGAGGGCGGGCAGCTCGTGCGCGGGCGGCGTTACGAGGCGCGCGCGGGCGACCTGTTCGTGATCCCGCCGGAGGTGCCGCACGGGTTCGCGCTGACGGGCAACAGCCGTCCGCTCAATCTCGTGCTCGACTACGAGACGCTGCGTCCGGCCAGCCGGGTGGTGCACCGGCGGCTGCCACAACAATCGCTCAACGAACTGCACGGGTTGCTGGCCCGCGTGCCGACCAAGGGGCGGCCGACGCTCTCCGACTACCCGGCGATCATCGCGGTGATCGCGCGGCTGCTGGAGCCGGCGCGTCACCAGCAGCCGGAGGCGCCGCCCACGAGCGAGCCGCTGGTGGACCGGGTGCGCGCCGAATTGCGTGAAGCGCCCTCGCTCGGCGAGGTGGCGCGGCGGGCGGGCTATGTGCGCGACGCGCTGAGCCGGAAGCTGAAGCGCGAGCATGGCCTCGGCCTGCGCGCGATGCGCGACCAGGAACGGTTGCAGGCGGCGCAGGAAGCCTTGCGCGTGGTCGGGATGAGCATCGCGGGCGCGGCGACGCGGGCGGGGTTCGAGGACCCGAACTATTTCGCACGCTGGTTCCGGAAGCAGACAGGACAATCCCCGAGCGTCTGGCGGCGGATGTGA
- a CDS encoding glycosyl transferase family 2 codes for MNLETDSPFPDPGRLFYLGIRRPLELIRQSIREGGPIQQWITRRGRRAMQRAAAEMEPLPVRAPEGDEPAIAMLTGAGFYAQTIFCLHSLLRQAGTERLPVCIVDDGSLGDYTAVVSSRFPGVRIFSPPEIRRDLERRFPSGEFPALRGHRRVYKHLRKLVDVHAVRPGWNLVLDSDMLFFRKPETVLHWLEAPSRPLVLTDPADEYGYPREVLDELAGAELPLRINVGIMGFNSNRVPWSAVETWASSLLLRHGSSPRLTQALVTMLLAHRQPVQLEAEDYVVRPELPEAKACAATLHHYVEGSRAMYFRHNWKPFTGGGRGDGVMA; via the coding sequence ATGAATCTCGAAACCGACTCACCCTTTCCCGATCCCGGGAGACTGTTTTATCTCGGCATCCGGCGCCCGCTCGAGCTGATCCGCCAGTCGATCCGCGAGGGAGGGCCGATCCAGCAGTGGATCACGCGGCGGGGGCGGCGGGCGATGCAGCGCGCGGCGGCGGAAATGGAGCCTCTCCCCGTGCGGGCTCCGGAGGGAGACGAACCGGCGATCGCCATGCTGACGGGGGCGGGGTTTTATGCGCAGACGATTTTTTGCCTGCACTCGCTGTTGCGGCAGGCGGGAACGGAGCGGCTTCCGGTCTGTATCGTCGATGACGGTTCGCTCGGCGACTATACGGCAGTGGTGTCCTCGCGTTTTCCCGGGGTCAGGATTTTTTCGCCGCCGGAGATTCGTCGTGATCTGGAGCGCCGTTTTCCGTCTGGCGAGTTCCCGGCGCTGCGCGGGCACCGGAGGGTCTACAAACACCTGCGGAAGCTCGTGGACGTGCATGCCGTGCGGCCCGGCTGGAACCTGGTGCTCGATTCTGACATGCTGTTTTTCCGGAAACCGGAGACGGTGCTGCACTGGCTGGAGGCACCCTCGCGTCCGCTGGTGTTGACCGATCCGGCGGACGAGTACGGTTATCCGCGCGAGGTGCTCGACGAACTGGCCGGGGCCGAGCTCCCGCTCCGGATCAACGTCGGCATCATGGGGTTCAACTCGAACCGGGTGCCATGGAGCGCGGTGGAGACCTGGGCGTCGTCGCTTTTGCTGCGGCACGGGTCGAGCCCGCGCCTGACGCAGGCGCTCGTGACGATGTTGCTCGCCCACCGGCAGCCGGTGCAACTCGAGGCGGAGGATTACGTGGTGCGCCCGGAGCTGCCGGAGGCGAAAGCCTGCGCGGCGACGTTGCACCATTACGTGGAAGGGTCGCGGGCAATGTACTTCCGGCACAACTGGAAGCCGTTCACCGGAGGCGGAAGGGGTGATGGAGTGATGGCGTGA
- a CDS encoding peptide chain release factor 3 codes for MSPAQEIARRRTFAIISHPDAGKTTITEKFLLYGNAIHLAGTVTARKNQRATTSDWMELEKQRGISVSSTVLQFDYQGYAVNLLDTPGHKDFSEDTYRVLTAVDAALMVIDAAKGIEPQTRKLFEVCRRRGVPIMTFMNKCDRPTINPLELIDELERVLGLAPCPLTWPLGNGPSFRGVFDRRSKQVHLFERVPGGAYQAPVNVTGLDDPAVRSKLDDYTYGEVAEQIEMLDGASAEFDLAAIHAGKQTPVFFGSAINNFGVQLLLEGFLKNSIPPTTRRSVSVSVPGLPAPTEAREVPVTCEKFSGFVFKIQANMDPKHRDRIAFIRVCSGKFTRDMVVTHQRTGKSVRLSSSHKLFGQERETVDEAWPGDVIGLVGHSEFGIGDTLTEDRSIFYDEIPRFPSEVFAYISNPVSADAKKYRAGLEQLLQEGVVQSFQPRNAPPGATLLAAVGPLQFEVVQYRLKSEYNADSRLETAPWTLMRWVEPHPALENPNAIVVASGVSFGADKFGHPIVLFPNEWSMHYFVEKNPELILHELPIEQTWPA; via the coding sequence ATGTCTCCCGCCCAGGAAATCGCCCGCCGCCGCACGTTCGCCATCATTTCGCATCCCGATGCCGGCAAGACCACCATCACGGAAAAATTCCTTCTCTACGGAAACGCCATCCACCTCGCCGGCACCGTCACCGCCCGCAAGAACCAGCGCGCCACCACCTCCGACTGGATGGAACTCGAAAAGCAGCGCGGCATCTCCGTCTCCTCCACTGTCCTCCAGTTCGACTACCAGGGCTACGCCGTCAACCTCCTCGACACCCCCGGCCACAAGGACTTTTCCGAAGACACCTACCGCGTGCTCACCGCCGTGGACGCCGCCCTCATGGTCATCGACGCCGCCAAGGGCATCGAGCCGCAGACGCGCAAGCTCTTCGAGGTCTGCCGCCGCCGCGGCGTGCCCATCATGACCTTCATGAACAAGTGCGACCGCCCCACGATCAACCCGCTCGAGCTCATCGACGAACTCGAGCGCGTCCTCGGCCTCGCCCCCTGCCCGCTCACCTGGCCGCTCGGCAACGGTCCGTCCTTCCGCGGCGTCTTCGATCGCCGCAGCAAACAAGTCCACCTCTTCGAACGCGTCCCCGGCGGCGCGTACCAGGCCCCCGTCAACGTCACCGGCCTCGACGACCCCGCCGTGCGCAGCAAGCTCGACGACTACACGTACGGTGAAGTTGCCGAACAGATCGAGATGCTCGACGGCGCCAGCGCCGAATTCGACCTCGCCGCCATTCACGCCGGCAAACAGACCCCCGTCTTCTTCGGCTCCGCGATCAACAACTTCGGCGTGCAGCTCCTGCTCGAAGGGTTTTTGAAAAACTCCATCCCGCCCACCACGCGGCGCTCCGTCAGCGTATCCGTTCCCGGATTACCGGCGCCGACCGAGGCGCGCGAAGTGCCCGTCACCTGCGAAAAATTTTCCGGCTTCGTCTTCAAGATCCAGGCCAACATGGACCCGAAGCACCGCGACCGCATCGCCTTCATCCGCGTATGCTCCGGCAAGTTCACCCGCGACATGGTCGTCACCCACCAGCGCACCGGCAAAAGCGTGCGCCTCTCCTCCTCGCACAAGCTCTTCGGCCAGGAACGCGAGACCGTGGACGAAGCCTGGCCGGGCGACGTCATCGGCCTCGTCGGCCACAGCGAATTCGGCATCGGCGACACCCTCACCGAGGATCGCAGCATTTTTTACGACGAAATCCCCCGCTTCCCCTCCGAGGTGTTCGCGTACATCTCCAATCCCGTCTCGGCCGACGCCAAGAAATACCGCGCCGGCCTCGAACAGCTCCTCCAGGAGGGCGTCGTCCAGTCGTTCCAGCCGCGCAACGCTCCCCCCGGAGCCACGCTTCTCGCGGCGGTCGGTCCGCTCCAGTTCGAGGTCGTGCAATATCGCCTGAAAAGTGAATACAACGCCGACTCCCGCCTCGAAACCGCTCCCTGGACGCTCATGCGCTGGGTCGAGCCGCATCCGGCGCTGGAAAATCCCAACGCCATCGTCGTGGCCAGCGGCGTGAGCTTCGGCGCCGACAAGTTCGGGCACCCCATCGTCCTCTTCCCCAACGAATGGAGCATGCACTATTTCGTAGAGAAAAACCCGGAACTGATCCTTCACGAGCTCCCGATCGAACAGACGTGGCCAGCGTAG
- a CDS encoding alanine racemase translates to MKSTPRSTITVQDVARNAGVSVGTVSRVLNGATNIAPENLKKVQVAIEELGYQKNHSAGLLASRRVGSVSRTGNIGMVYTEAGPSWNNHPLVAAYTLGVEQACQEKGFHSLIELSGDDKTMPRCVRERKVDGLLIRCTRADPEFLKTERLDIPVVFVGLNNPAVHFPQVAPDNQGAGWMMADYLWQKGHRRIAFLCTDALHPFFIARLHGYESYLRQRQAFVPGLVTMNVLHRPGDRTRPESVPPNMVSLLDPLLALPTEQRPTAILTANDWMARGLYDALAARGLTVPADMAVAGFDNMEPLCEAMIPPLTSFDLDFTAVARAAAMELFDMITVPSARRDPAVHLVRGRLVERASVR, encoded by the coding sequence ATGAAATCAACACCTCGTTCAACGATCACTGTTCAGGACGTCGCCCGCAATGCCGGCGTATCGGTGGGTACGGTGAGTCGGGTGCTGAACGGCGCGACGAACATCGCCCCGGAAAATCTCAAGAAGGTACAGGTCGCTATCGAGGAGCTCGGTTACCAGAAAAACCACTCCGCCGGTCTCCTCGCCTCGCGCCGCGTCGGCTCGGTCTCGCGCACAGGGAATATCGGGATGGTTTATACCGAGGCAGGTCCTTCGTGGAACAATCATCCACTTGTCGCCGCCTACACGTTGGGGGTGGAGCAGGCGTGTCAGGAAAAAGGCTTTCACTCGTTGATCGAGTTGTCAGGCGACGACAAGACCATGCCGCGTTGTGTCCGCGAGCGCAAAGTTGACGGCCTACTCATTCGTTGTACGCGTGCCGATCCCGAATTTCTGAAAACAGAGCGGCTTGACATTCCGGTTGTCTTCGTCGGCCTCAACAATCCTGCCGTCCATTTTCCGCAAGTTGCGCCAGACAATCAGGGTGCTGGCTGGATGATGGCTGACTACCTCTGGCAAAAAGGCCATCGCCGTATTGCCTTCCTCTGCACGGACGCATTGCACCCTTTTTTTATCGCACGTCTCCACGGCTATGAGAGCTACCTGCGGCAGAGGCAGGCATTTGTGCCCGGCTTGGTGACAATGAATGTGTTGCATCGGCCAGGTGATCGTACCCGGCCGGAATCGGTGCCGCCGAATATGGTTTCACTGCTCGATCCACTCCTCGCCCTTCCTACCGAGCAACGCCCCACCGCCATCCTCACCGCTAATGACTGGATGGCGCGCGGCCTCTACGACGCCCTCGCCGCGCGCGGCCTGACTGTGCCTGCCGACATGGCAGTGGCGGGGTTCGACAACATGGAGCCGCTCTGTGAGGCGATGATTCCTCCGTTAACGAGCTTCGACCTCGACTTCACCGCCGTGGCTCGCGCCGCCGCGATGGAGCTTTTCGACATGATCACTGTTCCTTCTGCACGTCGCGACCCCGCCGTCCACCTCGTGCGCGGGCGACTGGTCGAACGAGCGTCGGTTCGCTGA